ATGATTAGCGATAGTAAAACGTATTTGATGAGTCATCCGATGCTCATGTTTCTACCAGGTATTATGATTTCATTCACCGTTTTGATTTTGAATTGGTTTGGCGATGCACTTCGAGAGGCAATGGATCCAAAAGCAATATAGAAGGGAGGTCGTGACATGTTAGAAATACAACAACTTTCTATTTGGATACAAACCGAGAATGGGGAAAAACAAGTCGTACGAGATGCTAGTATGATGATTCCTGCTGGTCAAACAGTCGGTATAGTTGGAGAGAGTGGCAGTGGTAAAACGATGTTGTGTCATGCAGTTATGCAACTATTTCGGGATTCTAGACGCTATAATGGTGATATTTTATTTGAAGGACGTTCATTATTAGCCATGGACGAGCAAGAAATGCGACAGCTTCGAGGTAATGATATTGCGCTTATTATGCAAAATCCGATGGCTATGTTTAACCCTTTGGTTACAGTTGGCGATCATTTCGTTGAAACGATGCAAGCACATACCCCTGTGAAAAAACAACAGGCACTAAAATTAGCCGCACAACAACTAGCGCGCTTTCAACTACCGGATCCATCAATTTTAAAAAAATATCCACATGAATTAAGTGGTGGGATGCTCCAACGCATTATGATTGCTCTTGCAGCGAGTCTTAGCCCAAAGCTGTTATTAGCCGATGAACCAACGACAGCTCTAGATACGTTGACACAACTTGAGATTTTAGAGGAATTAGCATTATATCAACAGCAAACAAATACAAGTATGCTGATTGTCTCACATGATTTAGGCGTAATTGCCAAAATGGCGGATATCATTGTGGTTATGCGCCGAGGGCAAATTATGGAATATGGTCCTGCTAACTGTATTTTAGTGGAGCCTGTTCATTCCTATACACAAGCACTATTAGCAGCGAAGGATAATAAATACTCGCTTGAACAATTAG
This genomic interval from Lysinibacillus sphaericus contains the following:
- a CDS encoding ABC transporter ATP-binding protein, with amino-acid sequence MLEIQQLSIWIQTENGEKQVVRDASMMIPAGQTVGIVGESGSGKTMLCHAVMQLFRDSRRYNGDILFEGRSLLAMDEQEMRQLRGNDIALIMQNPMAMFNPLVTVGDHFVETMQAHTPVKKQQALKLAAQQLARFQLPDPSILKKYPHELSGGMLQRIMIALAASLSPKLLLADEPTTALDTLTQLEILEELALYQQQTNTSMLIVSHDLGVIAKMADIIVVMRRGQIMEYGPANCILVEPVHSYTQALLAAKDNKYSLEQLVDAWTGEVSGELYEYRQGHWVRQEETSC